From the genome of Halomonas sp. MCCC 1A13316, one region includes:
- the nqrM gene encoding (Na+)-NQR maturation NqrM produces the protein MTTFFVVLGFMLLIMAAMAIGVIMGRKPIAGSCGGLNKLGLKEGCDICGGKDEICEEENRKRKGEPVSARRSSDESRGADLGYDALRR, from the coding sequence ATGACCACTTTCTTCGTCGTACTGGGCTTCATGCTACTGATCATGGCGGCCATGGCCATCGGTGTGATCATGGGGCGTAAGCCCATCGCCGGATCCTGTGGTGGCCTCAACAAGCTGGGCCTCAAGGAAGGCTGCGATATCTGTGGGGGCAAGGACGAGATATGCGAGGAGGAGAACCGTAAGCGCAAGGGTGAGCCGGTCAGTGCACGTCGTTCCAGCGACGAGAGTCGTGGCGCAGATCTGGGCTATGACGCTTTGCGCCGCTAA
- the rfbC gene encoding dTDP-4-dehydrorhamnose 3,5-epimerase, with translation MQFIQTDLKDAYLVELEPRGDDRGFFARTMCREEFATIGIKNDFVQQNTSFSAQRGTLRGLHFQKAPDGEDKLIRCIRGAIVDVIVDIRQDSPTYMQHQMFELTSRNRLQLLVPKGFAHSFMTLEDDVEVSYLVTAPYTPSSEDGLRYDDVALGIEWPMPASVISDKDASWPLISERSSRLY, from the coding sequence ATGCAGTTCATCCAGACAGATCTCAAGGATGCCTACTTGGTGGAGCTTGAACCTCGAGGTGATGACAGAGGCTTCTTTGCAAGAACCATGTGCAGAGAGGAATTCGCCACGATAGGAATTAAAAACGATTTCGTTCAACAAAATACCTCCTTCTCGGCCCAGCGCGGCACACTTCGCGGCCTACACTTTCAGAAGGCCCCTGATGGAGAGGATAAACTGATTCGTTGCATCCGCGGTGCCATCGTTGACGTCATCGTCGATATTCGGCAGGACTCGCCTACCTACATGCAGCATCAGATGTTCGAACTCACCAGCAGAAACAGGCTGCAACTTTTAGTACCCAAGGGATTTGCCCACTCCTTCATGACACTGGAGGATGACGTGGAAGTCAGTTATCTAGTGACAGCACCCTATACACCGTCATCTGAAGATGGGCTACGCTACGATGACGTAGCCCTCGGCATCGAATGGCCTATGCCAGCTTCGGTGATCTCTGACAAGGATGCCAGTTGGCCATTAATTAGCGAGCGCTCCTCTCGACTTTATTAA
- a CDS encoding glycosyltransferase family 2 protein has protein sequence MENKVIGVILTYNRKELLKRCLKAVHSQTRPCDMVLVINNASTDGTLEYLTCGKYPDIKVYTMKKNVGAAGGFNAGFRLAYDNGADHIWMMDDDVIPDSEALEKLLQADEFLANKGMKKSYLLSTAYTELGQVCNTPQVSNARNGAGYFDWPEQLKHGLVAIGSGTFVSILVPRSTLEKYGLPISSMYIWGEDAEFTLRITQEQPGYLVGNSHVVHLRHGGGTISIVAESNPTRIGYYKNFIRNNLYISKIYKTRRRTISILFNNMFLVLKMLARKKIYKAWVITLGLAQSFGYKPKVDHVNSTYDYSSVSVSFPESDPADTEDKTRIACGGTYQQGYARSI, from the coding sequence ATGGAAAACAAGGTGATCGGCGTTATCCTTACGTACAATCGAAAGGAACTTCTCAAACGCTGTCTCAAGGCGGTTCACTCTCAGACCCGTCCGTGTGATATGGTTCTGGTGATCAATAACGCAAGCACCGATGGAACGTTGGAGTATCTGACATGTGGTAAGTATCCGGACATAAAAGTTTATACCATGAAGAAAAATGTGGGCGCGGCAGGTGGCTTCAATGCTGGATTCCGATTGGCCTACGATAACGGAGCGGACCATATATGGATGATGGACGATGATGTCATCCCGGATTCGGAGGCCTTGGAAAAATTGCTGCAGGCCGATGAATTTTTAGCCAATAAGGGTATGAAAAAAAGCTACCTTCTTTCAACTGCCTATACCGAACTTGGCCAAGTGTGCAATACGCCACAAGTGAGTAATGCGAGAAATGGGGCAGGGTATTTCGATTGGCCTGAACAATTGAAACATGGGTTGGTGGCGATCGGAAGTGGTACATTCGTCTCGATCTTGGTGCCTCGATCGACGTTGGAAAAATACGGCCTTCCCATTTCGTCGATGTATATCTGGGGGGAAGATGCCGAGTTCACCTTGAGAATCACCCAAGAGCAGCCAGGATATCTAGTCGGTAATAGTCACGTAGTTCATTTACGGCATGGCGGTGGGACGATTAGTATCGTCGCCGAGTCCAATCCTACGCGAATCGGCTATTATAAAAATTTTATAAGAAATAATTTGTACATTTCCAAGATTTATAAAACAAGGCGCAGAACAATATCGATTTTATTTAATAATATGTTTCTGGTTTTAAAGATGCTTGCAAGAAAAAAGATTTACAAAGCATGGGTCATTACGCTCGGGTTGGCTCAAAGCTTTGGCTATAAACCCAAAGTGGACCATGTGAATAGCACGTACGATTATTCAAGCGTTAGCGTTTCCTTTCCCGAGTCGGATCCTGCCGATACGGAAGATAAAACAAGAATAGCATGCGGTGGGACTTATCAGCAGGGATATGCGCGCTCAATATAA
- the sthA gene encoding Si-specific NAD(P)(+) transhydrogenase: MAVHNYDVVVIGTGPAGESAAINAAKHGKRVAVVEKQPVLGGNCTHWGTIPSKALRHQVKQIMQFNTNRMFRDIGEPRWFSFPRVMERSRITIDQQVEMRTKFYARNRIDLFSGLARFKDEHTLLVRDRQEALEELVAQKIVIATGSRPYRPADINFRHPRIYDSDTILSLSHTPRTLVIFGAGVIGCEYASIFSGLGVKVDLINNRDSLLSFLDDEISDALSYHLRKHGVLIRHNEEYERVEGDEAGVVVYLKSGKKLRADAFLWANGRTGNTDELGLENIGLEANGRGQLQVDDHYRTDIPHIYAAGDVIGWPSLASAAYDQGLNACDELLEREYRFVNEVPTGIYTIPEISSFGRTERELTEAKIPYEVAQAFFKDTARAQITGDTVGMLKILFHQDTLEIYGIHCFGDQASEIVHIGQAIMQQKGEANTLNYFVNTTFNYPTMAEAYRVAAQNGLNRVF, translated from the coding sequence ATGGCTGTCCACAACTACGACGTGGTGGTGATCGGTACCGGGCCCGCCGGGGAAAGTGCCGCCATCAACGCCGCCAAGCACGGCAAGAGGGTTGCGGTAGTAGAGAAGCAGCCGGTCCTGGGAGGCAATTGCACCCATTGGGGAACGATTCCCTCCAAGGCGCTGCGGCATCAAGTCAAGCAGATCATGCAGTTCAATACCAACCGCATGTTCCGCGATATCGGCGAGCCGCGCTGGTTCTCCTTTCCCAGGGTCATGGAGCGCTCGCGAATCACCATCGACCAGCAGGTCGAGATGCGCACCAAGTTCTATGCACGCAACCGCATCGATCTCTTCTCTGGTTTGGCACGCTTCAAGGACGAGCATACTCTGCTGGTGCGTGACCGGCAGGAGGCGCTGGAAGAGTTGGTTGCACAAAAGATCGTCATTGCCACGGGCTCCCGTCCCTATCGTCCTGCCGATATCAATTTCCGCCACCCGCGAATCTACGATTCCGATACCATTCTCAGCCTGTCGCATACACCGCGCACGCTAGTTATTTTCGGGGCGGGCGTGATTGGTTGTGAGTATGCTTCGATCTTCTCCGGGCTCGGGGTCAAGGTCGATCTGATCAACAACCGGGACAGCCTTCTCTCATTCCTCGATGACGAGATTTCCGATGCGCTCTCCTACCATCTCCGCAAGCACGGCGTGCTGATCCGTCACAACGAAGAGTACGAGCGAGTCGAAGGCGACGAGGCAGGTGTCGTGGTCTATCTCAAGTCTGGCAAGAAGCTGCGTGCAGACGCCTTCCTGTGGGCCAATGGACGGACCGGTAACACAGATGAACTGGGCCTCGAGAACATCGGCCTCGAGGCCAACGGCCGCGGCCAGCTTCAGGTCGACGATCATTACCGCACCGACATTCCCCACATCTATGCTGCCGGTGACGTCATCGGTTGGCCGAGTCTGGCGAGTGCCGCCTACGATCAGGGGCTCAATGCCTGCGACGAATTGCTCGAGCGGGAATACCGCTTCGTCAACGAAGTCCCGACGGGCATATACACGATTCCCGAGATCAGCTCTTTTGGGCGGACCGAACGCGAACTCACGGAAGCCAAGATCCCCTACGAGGTGGCCCAGGCCTTCTTCAAGGATACAGCTCGTGCCCAGATCACCGGCGACACCGTAGGTATGCTCAAGATCCTGTTCCATCAGGACACCTTGGAGATCTACGGCATCCACTGCTTCGGCGATCAGGCCTCGGAGATCGTCCATATCGGCCAGGCGATCATGCAGCAGAAGGGCGAGGCCAATACTCTCAACTATTTCGTCAATACCACGTTCAACTACCCCACCATGGCCGAGGCCTACCGGGTAGCGGCCCAGAACGGGTTGAATCGGGTTTTCTGA
- a CDS encoding NAD(P)H-dependent oxidoreductase, producing the protein MMIVDTALAKREADNKPIRVGMVGAGFQGKGIGLQIMTATPGMTLCAIANRHVESAISVFEQVGIAPERCDTTAEIESAIARGVPVVTEDASAMAASDGLDAIVEVTGSIEYAAEAILTAISSGKHVIQMNAELDGTIGPILKRKAEQAGLIYTFSDGDQPGVQMNLLRFAEGLGIKPVLSGNIKGLHDPYRNPETQRAFAERWGQKPAMVASFADGTKISFEQAIVANGTGMQVARRGMLGPDFSNGDPSSPLVPIEETLSSFEPYLDASGPGLVDYVVGARPGPGVFVIGTVSDPRKQHYLELYKLGKGPYYCFYTPYHLCHFEVPTSVARAVLFNDPVLTPRGAPVVGVVAMAKKDLEEGAIIREFGGFEVYGVAENIEVIRRERLLPVGLALGCVVKKRVAKDVPLTFDDVRFPEGRLVDRLYRAQEDVFFEKIEE; encoded by the coding sequence ATGATGATCGTAGATACGGCATTAGCCAAGCGGGAAGCGGACAATAAACCGATTCGTGTGGGCATGGTCGGAGCGGGTTTCCAGGGTAAAGGCATCGGCTTACAGATCATGACCGCAACACCTGGCATGACCCTTTGCGCCATCGCCAATCGCCATGTCGAATCGGCCATCTCGGTGTTTGAGCAGGTAGGGATTGCCCCAGAGCGATGCGATACGACAGCGGAGATCGAATCGGCAATCGCCAGGGGGGTGCCCGTGGTTACGGAAGATGCCAGCGCTATGGCCGCGTCTGACGGTCTGGATGCCATCGTTGAGGTTACGGGTTCTATCGAATATGCGGCAGAGGCAATATTGACGGCCATCTCCAGTGGCAAACACGTCATCCAGATGAATGCTGAGCTCGATGGAACGATCGGTCCCATCCTGAAGCGCAAAGCGGAACAGGCTGGGCTGATCTATACTTTTTCGGATGGTGACCAACCGGGTGTACAGATGAACCTGCTTCGGTTCGCTGAAGGTTTGGGGATCAAACCTGTACTGAGCGGCAACATCAAGGGATTGCATGATCCTTACCGGAACCCCGAAACGCAGCGCGCATTTGCGGAGCGATGGGGTCAGAAGCCCGCCATGGTGGCTTCTTTCGCTGACGGTACGAAGATCTCGTTCGAGCAGGCGATTGTGGCGAATGGCACGGGAATGCAAGTCGCCCGCCGCGGCATGCTCGGTCCCGATTTCTCGAACGGCGACCCCAGCTCACCACTCGTGCCCATCGAGGAAACGCTATCCAGCTTCGAGCCTTATCTGGATGCTTCAGGACCCGGACTCGTCGACTACGTGGTGGGAGCCCGGCCAGGCCCTGGCGTCTTCGTCATCGGCACTGTGTCCGATCCGCGAAAGCAGCACTATCTTGAACTCTACAAACTGGGAAAGGGGCCCTATTACTGCTTCTATACCCCCTATCATCTTTGTCATTTTGAAGTGCCGACCTCGGTCGCACGAGCCGTGTTGTTCAACGACCCTGTGTTAACCCCTCGCGGAGCCCCGGTTGTCGGTGTCGTAGCCATGGCCAAGAAAGACCTCGAAGAGGGGGCAATCATTCGTGAATTTGGCGGCTTCGAAGTATACGGCGTTGCCGAGAACATTGAGGTCATCCGCAGAGAGAGGCTTTTACCCGTTGGTCTGGCGCTCGGTTGCGTCGTGAAAAAGCGCGTCGCAAAGGATGTGCCTCTGACTTTCGATGATGTCCGGTTTCCTGAGGGACGCCTGGTTGACCGGCTGTATCGGGCGCAGGAAGACGTTTTCTTTGAGAAAATCGAGGAATAG
- a CDS encoding acyltransferase family protein, producing MTTHYRPEIDGLRAVAVIPVILFHAGFETFSGGYVGVDIFFVISGYLITGIIYNEIVEEQFSIVNFYERRARRILPSLFFVSIVCMAVAWVWMLPEEFASLSKSLVAVNLFISNIHYWQDMDYFAGPAEMKPFLHTWSLAVEEQFYLFFPLFMLLVGWVRKWLLIGVLTLCFLFSLALSDYASTHHPSANFYLLPTRAWELLAGAIVAVFLHRHRAKPPLWVSSLGGVVGIVLLLYAILIFDQSVPFPGRWALIPVLGTTLIILFASERDITGKVLSFKPMVGIGLISYSAYLWHQPVFAFARERSLGPISHIDFILLSILSLLLAWFSWHYVELPFRNRNKYTRPQIFSTALVMSCLMIGVGFYGTYSQGIPWRFNGELENLVMVRSQKKINANCQSTPGNLLPFDETCVYNENGNRTVVIWGDSQATPLVGPVAERVDALDMKVRQFVYTNCLPIAGYTRSDEPECGRHNEQVLEYVLEDDSVELVMMLGRYPLQFEGVSFNNGEGGIEHDGAVRAVPMNRLDISDEELRIEQVGSLLKETVERMARAGKRVVLVYPVPEVGWDVPYFLVKERLYGIERFAPLSTSYEVFKQRTASAYEQMARVVEHDNLIKIEPARLFCDTYLPSRCATQIEEVLLYYDNNHLSVAGASILVAQIFEEMKSKGWVSEEELKLSMLNGGSTGNVLQQSDSDYLQRETRR from the coding sequence ATGACGACTCACTACAGGCCTGAAATAGATGGGCTAAGAGCCGTAGCCGTTATACCTGTTATATTGTTTCATGCTGGATTTGAAACTTTTAGTGGCGGGTATGTCGGAGTTGATATTTTTTTCGTCATAAGCGGATATCTGATTACTGGAATTATTTACAACGAAATAGTTGAAGAGCAATTCTCAATCGTGAATTTCTACGAACGGCGAGCGAGACGAATTCTACCGTCGCTTTTTTTTGTCAGTATAGTTTGCATGGCCGTGGCATGGGTGTGGATGCTGCCGGAGGAGTTCGCGAGTCTGAGCAAAAGCTTGGTAGCCGTTAATTTATTTATTTCCAACATTCATTACTGGCAGGACATGGATTACTTCGCCGGTCCAGCAGAGATGAAGCCCTTTCTGCATACCTGGAGCCTGGCCGTAGAAGAGCAGTTCTATCTGTTTTTTCCATTGTTCATGTTATTGGTAGGCTGGGTCAGGAAATGGCTGCTCATAGGCGTTTTGACGCTGTGCTTCCTCTTTAGCCTGGCCTTGTCGGATTACGCTTCAACGCATCATCCCTCAGCTAATTTCTATTTGCTGCCCACACGCGCCTGGGAGCTTCTGGCTGGGGCTATCGTAGCAGTCTTTCTCCATCGGCACAGAGCTAAGCCTCCCCTCTGGGTAAGCAGTCTGGGAGGGGTGGTTGGGATAGTGCTGCTTCTTTATGCGATATTGATATTCGATCAGAGCGTTCCTTTCCCCGGTCGGTGGGCTTTGATCCCAGTTCTAGGGACCACTCTAATCATACTCTTTGCCAGCGAGAGAGACATTACAGGAAAAGTACTTTCCTTCAAGCCCATGGTAGGTATCGGCCTGATCAGCTACAGCGCCTACCTATGGCATCAGCCAGTGTTCGCGTTCGCCAGAGAACGTAGCTTGGGCCCCATTTCCCATATCGACTTCATTCTGTTGAGCATACTCTCCCTGCTGCTGGCCTGGTTTTCCTGGCACTATGTCGAATTACCCTTCCGTAATCGCAATAAATATACTCGACCCCAGATCTTCAGCACGGCCTTGGTAATGTCGTGCCTGATGATCGGTGTGGGTTTCTATGGTACCTACTCACAGGGTATCCCATGGCGCTTTAATGGAGAGCTTGAAAACCTAGTGATGGTGCGTTCACAAAAGAAAATAAACGCAAACTGTCAGAGCACTCCGGGAAACTTGCTGCCATTTGATGAGACATGTGTGTACAACGAGAACGGAAATAGGACGGTCGTGATATGGGGAGATAGCCAGGCAACGCCGTTAGTCGGACCGGTAGCCGAACGAGTCGATGCGCTTGACATGAAGGTAAGACAATTCGTTTATACAAACTGCCTGCCAATAGCGGGTTATACCAGAAGTGATGAACCGGAATGTGGTCGCCATAACGAACAAGTTCTGGAGTACGTCCTGGAAGACGATAGCGTCGAACTAGTCATGATGCTTGGACGATATCCGCTTCAATTTGAGGGTGTATCATTCAATAACGGCGAAGGAGGAATCGAGCACGATGGAGCGGTACGTGCCGTACCCATGAACCGTCTCGACATAAGTGATGAAGAACTTCGCATTGAACAGGTTGGGTCACTGCTTAAGGAAACTGTCGAGAGAATGGCTCGCGCCGGGAAACGGGTCGTCCTGGTCTATCCGGTACCTGAGGTGGGCTGGGATGTGCCTTACTTTCTGGTCAAGGAAAGATTGTACGGCATTGAACGATTTGCTCCCCTCTCTACGAGTTACGAAGTTTTTAAGCAGCGTACAGCATCGGCTTATGAACAAATGGCTAGAGTCGTGGAACATGACAATCTGATAAAAATAGAGCCGGCCAGACTATTCTGTGATACCTACCTGCCCAGTCGCTGCGCTACCCAGATCGAAGAAGTACTTCTTTATTACGATAACAATCATTTGAGTGTAGCCGGTGCTTCGATTCTGGTAGCACAGATATTTGAAGAAATGAAAAGCAAGGGTTGGGTGAGCGAAGAGGAGCTCAAGCTGAGCATGCTGAACGGTGGCTCAACTGGTAATGTCTTGCAGCAAAGCGACTCTGACTATCTGCAACGGGAGACTAGGCGATGA
- the rfbF gene encoding glucose-1-phosphate cytidylyltransferase encodes MKVVILAGGFGTRLSEETSIRPKPMVEVGERPILWHIMKIYSHYGLKDFVILGGYKVDYIRNYFLNYRGRQTDYTIDLKTGRVEWLNGVSEDWNVTVLDTGSESLTGGRIKRAKHLIENETFCLTYGDGVSDVDIGQLIESHKQSGCWCTLTAVTQPGRYGALRLDESSNHVMAFREKGAVDGGLINGGFFVCEPEVLDLIDNDRTTWENEPMERMVQMGKLGYYHHQGYWQSMDSLRDKMVLEAAWADTPPWKVWKD; translated from the coding sequence ATGAAAGTTGTGATTCTTGCTGGTGGCTTCGGAACTCGCCTGAGTGAGGAAACATCTATCCGGCCCAAGCCAATGGTGGAAGTGGGAGAGCGACCCATACTTTGGCACATCATGAAAATCTATTCTCATTATGGATTGAAGGATTTCGTAATACTGGGCGGTTACAAGGTCGACTACATTCGTAATTATTTCCTCAATTATCGCGGCAGACAGACAGATTACACCATCGATCTGAAAACGGGGCGTGTCGAGTGGCTGAACGGTGTTAGCGAGGACTGGAATGTGACGGTCCTCGACACAGGCTCGGAATCACTAACGGGAGGAAGGATAAAGCGAGCTAAGCATCTCATCGAGAATGAGACCTTCTGCTTGACGTATGGAGACGGTGTAAGCGATGTGGATATCGGACAACTTATCGAAAGCCACAAGCAATCAGGTTGTTGGTGCACGCTGACGGCAGTCACCCAGCCGGGACGCTATGGTGCACTCAGGCTGGATGAGAGTAGCAATCACGTCATGGCTTTTCGTGAAAAGGGAGCCGTCGACGGAGGTTTGATCAACGGCGGTTTCTTCGTCTGCGAGCCCGAGGTACTTGACCTGATCGATAACGATCGTACGACGTGGGAGAACGAGCCCATGGAGCGCATGGTGCAGATGGGCAAGTTGGGTTATTACCATCATCAGGGCTACTGGCAAAGTATGGACTCGCTACGTGACAAGATGGTGCTCGAGGCGGCATGGGCCGATACGCCGCCATGGAAAGTTTGGAAAGATTGA
- a CDS encoding NAD-dependent epimerase/dehydratase family protein yields MKVLILGNMGYVGPEVTKELKRRHPESVLHGYDNAYFSHCLTGVDRSPERHLERQYYGDIRYLPEGLLEGYDAVVQLAAVSNDPMGNRFETVTQEINQEATVRIARRAAQAGVTHFVFASSCSVYGLASGEPRKEADPLAPMTAYARSKIGSEDALAAIEGDMIITSLRFATACGMSARLRLDLVLNDFVACALAQKKITVLSDGTPWRPLIDVSDMGRAIDWAIQRQANNGGRILSVNAGSNRRNHQVRELAEAVADAIPGTSVHINEKEAIDSRSYKVDFGLFEKLAPEHQPLMSLQDSIQGLVAGLSRMKFSDAGFRDSHLMRLKVLQDHVEQGRLTEGLEWVE; encoded by the coding sequence ATGAAGGTGTTGATTCTGGGGAACATGGGATACGTTGGGCCCGAAGTCACCAAGGAGCTGAAACGACGGCATCCTGAGTCGGTGTTACATGGTTATGACAATGCCTATTTCTCACACTGCCTGACGGGGGTCGACCGAAGCCCTGAAAGGCATCTGGAAAGGCAGTATTACGGGGATATACGCTATCTTCCAGAAGGATTGCTGGAAGGCTATGACGCCGTGGTACAGCTTGCCGCCGTTTCCAACGATCCCATGGGTAATCGCTTCGAGACCGTCACCCAGGAGATCAACCAGGAAGCCACCGTAAGGATTGCCAGACGGGCGGCGCAGGCTGGTGTGACGCATTTCGTCTTTGCGTCGAGCTGTAGCGTATACGGCCTAGCGAGCGGGGAGCCCCGTAAGGAGGCCGACCCGCTCGCGCCAATGACTGCATATGCTAGGTCCAAGATCGGCTCGGAGGATGCACTTGCTGCTATTGAAGGTGACATGATCATTACCAGCCTGAGGTTTGCGACCGCCTGTGGTATGTCGGCGCGCCTTCGCCTGGACCTGGTGCTGAATGACTTCGTTGCCTGCGCTCTTGCACAGAAAAAGATCACCGTGCTAAGCGATGGAACACCTTGGCGTCCCTTGATCGATGTCAGCGACATGGGGAGAGCGATCGACTGGGCCATTCAGCGACAGGCAAACAATGGGGGGCGCATTCTCAGCGTCAATGCCGGCTCCAACCGTCGAAATCACCAGGTGCGCGAACTGGCGGAAGCCGTCGCTGATGCTATTCCCGGAACGAGCGTTCACATCAACGAGAAAGAGGCGATCGATAGCCGCTCATACAAGGTGGATTTTGGCCTTTTCGAGAAGCTGGCTCCGGAGCATCAGCCCCTGATGTCGCTTCAAGATTCCATCCAAGGCTTGGTAGCGGGATTGTCCCGCATGAAATTTTCGGATGCGGGATTCCGAGATTCGCATTTGATGCGATTAAAAGTTTTACAAGACCATGTTGAACAAGGACGGTTAACAGAGGGCTTGGAATGGGTGGAGTAG
- a CDS encoding group II intron maturase-specific domain-containing protein: MASLSDYLDNSLRLTVHGDKSTVDRPWHRGYLGYALTRHKRPKLTLAKASLQRLMQRVREILKRGKGRNIRRVIEERIPVLRGWASYFSFVDVKRPLEALNQWIRRRLRCVIWRQWKRSGTRRRKLLALGLDDPRAWKSAGNGRGPWWNAGPCIGAMPYLTAGSVSREWSRCSIR, from the coding sequence ATGGCCAGCCTGAGTGACTATCTCGACAACTCACTCCGGCTCACGGTCCATGGCGACAAGAGCACGGTGGACCGGCCGTGGCACCGTGGCTATCTGGGCTACGCGTTGACCCGGCACAAGCGGCCGAAGCTGACCCTGGCCAAGGCCAGCCTGCAGCGTCTGATGCAGCGTGTCCGGGAGATCCTCAAGCGCGGCAAGGGGCGCAACATCCGACGAGTGATCGAAGAACGGATCCCGGTCCTGCGGGGCTGGGCCAGCTACTTCAGCTTCGTCGATGTGAAGCGCCCGCTGGAAGCGTTGAACCAATGGATACGGCGCCGATTACGCTGCGTGATCTGGCGGCAATGGAAGCGATCCGGCACCCGGCGCCGGAAACTCCTTGCGCTGGGCCTGGACGACCCGCGAGCCTGGAAGTCAGCGGGTAACGGTCGAGGCCCCTGGTGGAATGCAGGTCCCTGCATAGGCGCCATGCCTTACCTAACCGCCGGTTCAGTCAGCAGGGAATGGTCTCGGTGCTCGATACGGTAA
- a CDS encoding group II intron reverse transcriptase/maturase yields the protein MKTEAGADTATHPEGQGRNPEPRPVGVETVPASSSWTKAEPDPHMEAAVEKANMARAYRKVVANKGAPGADGMTVHQLADHLKQHWPTLRERLLTGEYHPSPVRAVEIPKPKGGTRQLGIPTVTDRLIQQALLQVLTPLFDPGFSESSYGYRPKRSAQQAVSAMKTHVTAGHRWVVVLDLEAFFDRVNHDLLMARVARRVRDKRVLRLIRRYLEAGMFQHGLTTPRRQGTPQGGPLSPLLANILLDEVDKELSAAATASAATPTTCRYTSGVGGQASASWPA from the coding sequence ATGAAGACCGAAGCTGGCGCTGACACCGCCACCCACCCAGAGGGGCAGGGGCGGAACCCCGAGCCCCGGCCGGTGGGCGTCGAGACGGTTCCGGCGTCGTCATCGTGGACGAAAGCGGAGCCCGACCCGCACATGGAGGCCGCGGTAGAGAAGGCCAACATGGCGCGGGCTTACCGTAAGGTGGTCGCCAACAAAGGCGCACCGGGTGCCGACGGCATGACGGTGCACCAACTGGCAGATCACTTGAAACAGCACTGGCCGACGCTGCGTGAGCGGCTGCTGACCGGTGAGTACCACCCCAGCCCGGTCCGAGCTGTCGAGATCCCCAAGCCCAAGGGCGGGACGCGACAGCTCGGCATCCCCACGGTCACCGACCGGCTGATCCAGCAGGCGCTGCTGCAGGTGCTGACGCCGCTCTTCGATCCGGGTTTTTCCGAATCGAGCTACGGTTACCGCCCGAAGCGCAGCGCCCAGCAGGCCGTCTCGGCCATGAAGACCCATGTCACTGCCGGCCACCGCTGGGTGGTCGTCCTCGACCTGGAAGCCTTCTTCGACCGAGTGAACCACGATCTGCTGATGGCGCGGGTCGCGCGCCGCGTTCGCGACAAGCGGGTGCTGCGCCTGATCCGCCGCTACCTGGAAGCCGGGATGTTCCAGCACGGCCTGACCACGCCGCGCCGGCAGGGTACGCCCCAAGGCGGACCGCTGAGTCCGCTGCTGGCCAATATCCTGCTGGATGAGGTGGACAAGGAACTGAGTGCCGCGGCCACCGCTTCTGCCGCTACGCCGACGACGTGCAGGTATACGTCAGGAGTCGGCGGGCAGGCGAGCGCGTCATGGCCAGCCTGA